Within Massilia litorea, the genomic segment CGCGTTCGAGCACTTCGTTCATGTGGCGCCGGTTGATCAGGGAAGTCAGCTCATCGACGGTGGCCAGCACCTTGATGGTCTCGAGGGCGTCGGACAGTTCGCGCTTCTGGCGCTTGGTGCGCGAGCGGAGTTTGCTCATCTCGCCGCTCAGGAGCGCGGTCGACACCAGTGCGCCGGCCAGGTAGCCGAAGGTCAGCAGCTCGGTGATCGGCGGAAAGCGCAGCGGGTCGTGCGCCTGCAGCCACCACATGGCCGTCCCCATGCCGGCGATGGCAGTGGCCGACAGCATCAGGGTCTGGCGCGGGCGCAGGGCAAACATGCAGAACACGATGATCACTACCGTCATGGTCAGCATGGCCGCACGTAGCGGCCCGGAAATGGCATAGGCCCAGATGGCGCACACCAGCGAAAACGCAGCCTGCGCCACCGCCAGCTGGTCGGGTGCGAGCTTGAACACGCCGTTTGCGCGGATCAGCCCATAAAAAGACAGGGCGCCGCAGGCGCCGAATGCCATCAGGCCGCGCGCCGCGTCGGGATCGCTCAAGCCATGCGCGACTTGCAACGACAGCAGAACGATGCAGATGACATACAGCACCCAGGTCGCGGCCCAGTACTGGAGCATGCGGCGCATGCCGGGATCGATACCGCACAGGAGGGCCGCCAGCCGGCGCAGCGCGTTCACGGCAACCTCCCCCGCGCGGCCGCTGCGGCCTGGCTCCCGGCAAGGCAAAGCGGCCAATCCTGAAAGGTCTGTGATGTCATCGTGGTTCGTGAGCGGCCGACTGGCCTTGCCGAGCTGTGGACGGATGCATGCGTGCGAGCGTTCAGACTTTACTGAACACAGTTGGGAAAGTCGAGATGTTTACTTGAGGTAACGAATCGCCGTGGATAGAGTCGTTGCCATATGACAACGATCGCGTTCGCCTTTGTCAGTCCGGTGACGCGCGCCGTTCGCGCCACCACAGCGCCAGCATGGCGAGCGCGAACAGCACGGCGAACGGCCATTGGAGCAGCGGCCGCCGCGTCGCTGCGGCGGGGACCGGGGTGCGCGCCGCATAGCGCGCGGTCGCATCGCGCCGCTCGGCAGCTTGCCACTGCGGCCAATCCTGCGGCGCGAACACGTAGATCTGGCCGGCGGCCGGCTTCGTTCCGTCGGTCTCCATCCTCAGCCAGCCGGGCGCACGCGGCCAGACCGCCACGCAGGACGCATCGACGCGCTCAAGCCGGCGCTGCCAGTCGAGGATCTGGTTCAAATCCGGGAAACGGACCTTGCCGCGCACGCCGAGTGCGCACATCTCCAGGCGCTGGCCGGGCAGCGGCATCTCGCGCGGCACCAGCCAGTTCACCTCTTCCGCACGCTCGACGCGCAGCGTGTCGAGCACCCCTTGCCACCACAGGGCGAGCGCACGCGGCTCGGTGATGGCCAGGCGGTGCCAGTCGGCGGCGCCCAGCCAGCCGATACGTCCTTTGCCCCACTGGCGGGCCCAGACCGCGTTGCCGTCGCCGGTCCAGGCGCCGGCCACGCGCGTGGCCGGCGCCAGCGGCGCCAGCGGCAGCGGCAGCGCGCCGCCGCTCAGCTTGCCGTCCGCCTGGGCCCGCAGCGGCAGCTGCAGGCTGCGCGACCAGACGCCGGCGTCGTTCGCATTCGCGCCCAGCACCAGCAGCGCCGCGCCTTCGGCCGCCTGCTCCAGCAGCGCCGCGCGCGCGCCTGGGGCTGCCCGCTCGAACCAGGCGGCGTCGATCACCAGCAGATCGGGCGAATCGACCGTTTCGCGCGCGCGCTCGCTGCGGGTGACGGTTTTGCCGAGCGCGACCTGCCAGTCGACCAGGGCGCGGCTTTGCACCAGCAGATCGTTCAGCACGCGCAGGTCGAACGAGGGTGCGCTGAAGCGGCCGCGCACGGACAGCGGACGGGTGTCGTCGACCACCACCGGCACCGGTCCCTCGGCCAGCACTGCGTCCTTCTCGCCCAGCAGGCGCGCTTTCAGCACCAGCGTCTCGGCCAGCGGCGGCAGCCAGGAGACGGTCAGGTCGCCGGCACCGCGCGTCTCCGCCAGTAGCTGCCCGTTTTCGGCCAGCAGCTGCAGGCGCGCCGGCGCCTCGCCGCCGCGCCTCACCGTCAGCGCAAACAGGCGGCCCAGCGCCAGCCGGCGCGGGAAGTCCAGATGCAGCACCTCCTTCTCCGGGACGGTCCATGCCAGCGGGCGCGCGGGCAAATCCGCCCACTGCGCCGCGCGCAGGCCATCGCCTTCGATGCGCAGGCTGCGCACGCCAATGAGCGATGCCGGCGGATCGCGCGGGTCGATCGCCAGCGTGGTGCCGGACTCGCCCGGCATGTCCAGGTTGGAGGCGAGCAGCGCCAGCGCCGCGGCGGCGACCAAAGCCAGCAGCGCGTCGAGGAAGCGCCGCCGCCACAGGTACAGGAGCACGCTGGCCGCGCCGATGAGGACGATCGCCAGGATCATTTGTTGCTTCCTTCACGCCAGGCGCGCGTAAACGGTGTGTGCGTGACCGGTTGCGCCTGGAGCAGCACCGGCGCCTGTTCGATGCCGGCACGCAGCCAGGCCCGCAGCGCGGGACGGCAGTGCAGGCAGCCGTCGAGCACGTCCTGGATCGCGCGCTGGGCCGCCAGGCGCTGTTCGTCGTCCTTCAGGCGCGCGCGTACCCAGTCGTGCGCGGTGCGTGTCCACAGGGCCGGCAGCGCACCCTCGTTGGAGAGTGCCGCCACCAGTTCGCGCAGTTCAGCTGGAATCGCCTCGTTCGAGCCGCCCTGCTCGCGCGCATAGCTGGCGGCGCCGAGGACGTCGCCCGTCATGCGGATGGCTTCCTTGATCGGCGGCGGCACGAAGGCGGTCTTGTGGAGGTAGATGCGGTCGGCCTGCTGCAGCTCCTTGATGGCGGCAAGCGCCTTGTGTTCGGGAGCGAGCGCCGTCTTGGGTTGAATGGCGCGCAGCGACTTTTCGGCGTCCCACATGGCCGCCAGCGCACGCCGCAGGACCTTTTTCGTGCCCTCGTCGTACAGCGTCGCGTTTTCCACCTCGTCGTGGGCGTGGCCGAACTGGTGCAGCACGTCCATCTCGCCGCCCTTTTTTTCGCTCGCTTCGTGTTCTTCGTGTTCTTCGGCGCCGAACAGGCTCGACTCTTCGCCCAGGAACTGGCCGTAGCGGCGGCGCAGCTGGCCCTGGTCCGCCGCTATCGCCTCGCTGCGTTCACGCACCGTCTCCGCGCTCATGCGGGTCGACTTCATGTCGGCAATGAGCTGCTCGGTATCGATGATGATCTGGCGCTGGCTGCGCAGGCTTTGCGGTTTGACCAGCACCGGCATGGCCGAGGTCTCTTCCTCGTCCTCGGGTTCCGGCGCGGGCAGGCGCAGTGTGTATGTAGGCGACTGCACCGTGTGCGGACGCGCCGCGTTGTCGGCCGCGCGCACGAAAAAATAAAGTTCATCGCCGGGCTCCATGCCCAGTTCCGCCAGCGTCCAGGTTTTAGCCCAGTTGCGCAGGCGCGGATTGTTCGAGGCCGGCAGCGGCATCTCGCGGTCGGTGAATTTGATGTTTTCTCCGCTGCCGCGCGCCAGCGTCAGGTGCAGGGTGGCGCGCTGGACGCGATAGTCGTCCTGAACCGACAGGGCCATCGCGGCGGTCGACGCGCCAGTCTTCAGTTCCTGCACCATTTGCGCCGGCTGCGTGACCGTGATCGTCGGCGGCGCATCCGGCGTCACTTTTATCGTATAGCGCGCGCCGCGCCAGCGCCAGAACAGGGATTCGGTGGCGACCAGGGCCGCGCATCGTTCACCCACTTCCAGTTTGCGGCCGTCGCTCAGTTCGAGCGTCGTCGCGCCCGCCTCGGGATTTTTCAAGCACCAGGACACGGAACCGCCTTCGGGCAGGCCGATATCGCGCGGCGCGCCCGTCGTGCGTGCCGCGCCCGTGTAGGCGGGCGGCGTGGCCGTCACCGTCAGTTGCGCAATAGCCGGCGCGGCGGCCGCGGCCTGCGCCGCCGGCCTGGCCGTGTGCGCGCCGGCGGCGGGCTGCTGGCCGAAGAACCACGCCAGTGCCGCCAGCGCCAGCCAGGGCAGCAGCCAGATCAAACCGGTACCGACATGCGCGCGCACGGTGCGGCGCACGGCCGCTCCATCGAGCGCCGCATCCAGCCGCGCCAGCAGGCGCCGGCGCTGCATCCGCGCCAGCGGCGTGTCCGCCTCGACCAGCAAGGCGCTGCTGTCTTCCATGTCCGGGACTGCTGCGTCCAGCCAGCCGGTCCAGCCATAGGTCACCTGCCGGCGCAGGCGCGCGCCATCCCACATGCACCAGGCAACCCAGGCAAGCACGCCGGGCAGCAGGCGCAGGCTCAGCCAGGGCAAGGTGCCCAGCACCCACAGCGGCAGGCGCCGCAACAGGGCCGCACGCCACAGGCGGCGCAGGATGTCAGCGTCGCCGTGCATGGGCCAGGATCCTCTCGAGCGCAAACAGGGCGACCAGCGCCAGCATCAACACATCGCACAGGGCGCCGCTGGCGTAGGCGCGCGCCGGAACCTCCGTGCGCGCAAAGGCGAGCGCCGGCGCGGTGTAGGGAAGCGGTGCGTAGTGCAGTTCGCGCCAGGTTTCGAGCAGCGACCTGGCGGCGGCCGGATCGCCCGGCGGCCAGGCGTTCGAGACCCACACGCGGCCGCGCGCGCCATCGGCATACCGGATGCCCGCGGCCGCCTTCGATTGCGCCAGTTCGACAAAGGCGCCGGCGTCCGTAGCCCACCACAGCGGTACGTGCAGCGTGGCCGGCGGCGCATCTGGCCGGTCCCAGACGATCAGCTCCGTTTTCGGATTCGGCCCGTCGTCGACCACAACGCGCAGGGGTCCGTCCTGCGCGCCGAACAGGCGGCGCCATTCCCCGGCGCGGGTGCTGAAGATCGCCACGTGCGCCTCGACCTGCGGCGCCGGCTTCGCCAGGGTGCGCAGCTCGACAGAACGACCGAACTGCGGCAGCGTTGCCGGCATCGGGACATCGCCCAGCACCAGCAGGCGCGCATCAGGCTTGAACTCGCGCTCGTGGGCGCGGATCCAGGCCAGCGCCGCATTCGCCGGTAGCGGCAGGCGCGCCGCCTCCTCGTAGCCTGCGGCTTTCACTTCGCGTTCGGCCCAGCCGCCGTCCGTGCCGTCGGCCACGATGACCGTATTGCCGCGCCACGGGAAGACCGGATCGGCCAGCCAGGCGATCGCGCAGGCCAGCAGCAGGCAGCGCACGATCAATAAAACAATGTCCGACCAGCGCCAGACCCGCATCTGCTTCGGTTGGGTAGATGGCAGGAAGCGCGCGCTGGCGAGCAGTTCGGCCTTTACCTGCACGCGCTTCTTGCGGTGCCACCAGACCGGCAAAAGCAGCGTCGGCAGCGCCAGCCACCACAGGCTGTTCATCGGCGGCCTCCCTGGCGCAGCATCTGGCGCAGCACCTCACCGGGTGCCTGTTCGATGCGCGCCGCTACCTGCAGCACGTCGTGCGCACGCAAGCCGGCAGTCACCTCCGAAAAATGCTGCTCGCGCTTGCGCAGATAGCCCGCGCGCAGGTCTGCGCCGAAACGGAACACGCCTGCCTCGCGCTCGGGATCGCGGTAGGCGGGACCGCTGCTGAAGCCGCCCGTGCACTCGGCCTCGGTCTGCAGGCAGACGGCTCGCACGT encodes:
- a CDS encoding diguanylate cyclase, which codes for MNALRRLAALLCGIDPGMRRMLQYWAATWVLYVICIVLLSLQVAHGLSDPDAARGLMAFGACGALSFYGLIRANGVFKLAPDQLAVAQAAFSLVCAIWAYAISGPLRAAMLTMTVVIIVFCMFALRPRQTLMLSATAIAGMGTAMWWLQAHDPLRFPPITELLTFGYLAGALVSTALLSGEMSKLRSRTKRQKRELSDALETIKVLATVDELTSLINRRHMNEVLEREERRHAPGADTCIALLDIDFFKQVNDRYGHATGDAVLRVFSATARAALRANDVLARWGGEEFLLLLPDAAPDDARAVLQRMAEQVRAMTVPGLDGRQITFSAGLAKRRADEPFADTISRADKALYQAKEAGRDRIALAPADIAPERRYGSR
- a CDS encoding DUF4175 family protein — protein: MHGDADILRRLWRAALLRRLPLWVLGTLPWLSLRLLPGVLAWVAWCMWDGARLRRQVTYGWTGWLDAAVPDMEDSSALLVEADTPLARMQRRRLLARLDAALDGAAVRRTVRAHVGTGLIWLLPWLALAALAWFFGQQPAAGAHTARPAAQAAAAAPAIAQLTVTATPPAYTGAARTTGAPRDIGLPEGGSVSWCLKNPEAGATTLELSDGRKLEVGERCAALVATESLFWRWRGARYTIKVTPDAPPTITVTQPAQMVQELKTGASTAAMALSVQDDYRVQRATLHLTLARGSGENIKFTDREMPLPASNNPRLRNWAKTWTLAELGMEPGDELYFFVRAADNAARPHTVQSPTYTLRLPAPEPEDEEETSAMPVLVKPQSLRSQRQIIIDTEQLIADMKSTRMSAETVRERSEAIAADQGQLRRRYGQFLGEESSLFGAEEHEEHEASEKKGGEMDVLHQFGHAHDEVENATLYDEGTKKVLRRALAAMWDAEKSLRAIQPKTALAPEHKALAAIKELQQADRIYLHKTAFVPPPIKEAIRMTGDVLGAASYAREQGGSNEAIPAELRELVAALSNEGALPALWTRTAHDWVRARLKDDEQRLAAQRAIQDVLDGCLHCRPALRAWLRAGIEQAPVLLQAQPVTHTPFTRAWREGSNK
- a CDS encoding BatA domain-containing protein — encoded protein: MNSLWWLALPTLLLPVWWHRKKRVQVKAELLASARFLPSTQPKQMRVWRWSDIVLLIVRCLLLACAIAWLADPVFPWRGNTVIVADGTDGGWAEREVKAAGYEEAARLPLPANAALAWIRAHEREFKPDARLLVLGDVPMPATLPQFGRSVELRTLAKPAPQVEAHVAIFSTRAGEWRRLFGAQDGPLRVVVDDGPNPKTELIVWDRPDAPPATLHVPLWWATDAGAFVELAQSKAAAGIRYADGARGRVWVSNAWPPGDPAAARSLLETWRELHYAPLPYTAPALAFARTEVPARAYASGALCDVLMLALVALFALERILAHARRR